A genome region from Natronosalvus rutilus includes the following:
- a CDS encoding HAD hydrolase family protein, translated as MTADPPLVLDIDGTLTRPEGWGIDPRIFDPLLQWDAPVVVATGKAFPYPVALCHFAALPELVVAENGGVVYTGESVHYTADRAAAQAVAEAYRDAGYDLGWGPEDTVNRWRETEVAVNREQPEGPLRELAAEHGLEVLDTGYAYHVVSPETSKGRGVARLAEHVGFGLEDAVAVGDSENDVSTFGAVGRSFAVANADDAAKAAADEVLETGHADGTLSVLERIRGRSE; from the coding sequence ATGACCGCCGACCCGCCGCTCGTCCTCGACATCGACGGCACGCTCACCCGCCCGGAGGGGTGGGGAATCGACCCTCGTATCTTCGACCCGCTGCTCCAGTGGGACGCTCCGGTGGTCGTCGCCACCGGAAAAGCGTTCCCGTATCCTGTCGCCCTTTGTCACTTCGCGGCGCTTCCCGAACTCGTCGTCGCCGAGAACGGCGGCGTCGTCTACACCGGCGAGTCCGTTCACTACACCGCCGACCGCGCCGCCGCCCAGGCCGTCGCGGAGGCCTACCGGGACGCCGGCTACGACCTCGGCTGGGGACCCGAGGACACGGTCAACCGCTGGCGTGAGACCGAGGTCGCCGTCAATCGCGAGCAACCCGAAGGTCCCCTCCGGGAACTGGCCGCCGAGCACGGCCTCGAGGTGCTGGACACCGGCTACGCCTACCACGTCGTCAGCCCGGAGACGAGCAAGGGCCGCGGCGTCGCCCGCCTGGCCGAGCACGTCGGCTTCGGCCTCGAGGACGCGGTGGCCGTCGGCGACTCCGAGAACGACGTCTCGACGTTCGGGGCCGTGGGTCGGAGTTTCGCCGTCGCCAATGCGGACGACGCGGCGAAGGCAGCGGCCGACGAGGTGCTCGAGACGGGTCACGCTGACGGGACGCTGAGCGTGCTCGAGCGGATTCGTGGACGTAGCGAGTGA
- the glpK gene encoding glycerol kinase GlpK: MTDTYVGAVDQGTTGTRFMVFDHSGQVVANAYEKHEQIYPEPGWVEHDPMEIWENTKSVITSALGQAGISPDQLEAIGVTNQRETTLLWDAESGKPVHNALVWQDRRTTSRVEQLEEDGMVDTIREKTGLEADAYFSATKAEWLLENADPIKMERTRPSDIQDRAAEGEVLFGTIDTWLIYNLTGNHITEVTNASRTMLYNIHDLEWDDELLEEFDVSREMLPEVRPSSDEDTYGTTDPDGFLEAEIPVAGALGDQQAALFGQTCFDAGEAKNTYGTGSFFLMNTGEEAVESEHGLLTTIGFQRSGEPVQYALEGAIFITGAAIEWLEDMTLIDDPAETAELARSVDSTDGVYFVPAFTGLGAPHWDQRARGTIVGMTRGTRKEHVVRATLESIAYQTRDVAEAMEADSGIEMQDLKVDGGAVKNNYLCQLQSDIIGSEISRPVVDETTALGSAYAAGLAVGYWGDVEGLRDNWQVDREFTPEMDPEKADRMYSRWSDAVERSLGWATDGGD, encoded by the coding sequence ATGACAGACACATACGTCGGCGCAGTAGACCAGGGTACGACCGGCACGCGATTCATGGTGTTCGACCACAGCGGTCAGGTCGTCGCCAACGCGTACGAGAAACACGAACAGATCTACCCGGAACCCGGCTGGGTCGAACACGACCCGATGGAGATCTGGGAGAACACCAAATCGGTGATCACGAGCGCACTCGGCCAGGCCGGGATCAGCCCGGACCAGCTCGAGGCCATCGGCGTCACCAATCAGCGCGAGACGACGCTGCTCTGGGACGCGGAATCCGGAAAACCGGTGCACAACGCGCTCGTCTGGCAGGACCGCCGGACGACCAGTCGCGTCGAGCAACTCGAGGAAGACGGCATGGTCGACACGATCCGTGAAAAGACCGGCCTCGAGGCCGACGCCTACTTCTCGGCGACGAAAGCCGAGTGGCTCCTCGAGAACGCCGACCCGATCAAGATGGAGCGTACCCGGCCATCGGACATCCAGGACCGCGCGGCCGAGGGCGAGGTCCTCTTCGGGACCATCGACACCTGGCTGATCTACAACCTCACGGGCAACCACATCACCGAGGTAACGAACGCTTCGCGGACGATGCTCTACAACATCCACGACCTCGAGTGGGACGACGAGTTGCTCGAGGAGTTCGACGTGTCCCGGGAGATGCTCCCGGAAGTTCGCCCCTCGAGCGACGAGGACACCTACGGAACGACCGACCCGGACGGCTTCCTCGAGGCCGAGATCCCGGTCGCGGGCGCGCTCGGCGACCAGCAGGCGGCGCTGTTCGGCCAGACCTGTTTCGACGCCGGCGAGGCCAAGAACACCTACGGGACAGGCTCGTTCTTCCTCATGAACACCGGCGAGGAAGCCGTCGAGTCCGAACACGGCCTGCTCACCACAATTGGCTTCCAGCGCTCGGGCGAACCCGTCCAGTACGCTCTGGAGGGCGCCATATTCATCACCGGCGCGGCGATCGAGTGGCTCGAGGATATGACGTTGATCGACGATCCGGCCGAGACGGCGGAACTGGCCAGGAGCGTCGATTCGACCGACGGCGTCTACTTCGTCCCCGCGTTCACGGGGCTGGGCGCCCCGCACTGGGACCAGCGCGCCCGCGGCACCATCGTCGGGATGACCCGCGGTACCCGGAAGGAACACGTCGTCCGCGCGACCCTCGAGTCCATCGCCTACCAGACGCGAGACGTCGCCGAGGCGATGGAAGCCGACTCGGGCATCGAGATGCAGGATCTCAAGGTCGACGGCGGCGCGGTCAAGAACAACTACCTCTGCCAGCTCCAGTCGGACATCATCGGCTCGGAGATCTCCCGTCCCGTCGTCGACGAGACGACGGCCCTGGGGTCGGCCTATGCGGCCGGCCTGGCGGTCGGGTACTGGGGCGACGTCGAGGGACTGCGCGACAACTGGCAGGTCGACCGCGAGTTCACTCCCGAGATGGATCCGGAGAAAGCCGATCGCATGTACAGTCGCTGGAGTGACGCCGTCGAGCGCTCGCTCGGCTGGGCCACTGACGGAGGCGACTGA